A stretch of the Bubalus kerabau isolate K-KA32 ecotype Philippines breed swamp buffalo chromosome 11, PCC_UOA_SB_1v2, whole genome shotgun sequence genome encodes the following:
- the LOC129622686 gene encoding olfactory receptor 1N2 has translation MGKPSRVNQTTLSDFLLLGISEQPEEQTLLFVIFLGMYLVTVMGNLLIILAITSDPHLHTPMYFFLANLSITDACFTSASIPKMLVNMHTQSQSISYSGCFAQLYFLLVFGGLDNLLLAVMAYDRYVAICQPLHYSTAMSPQLCALMLSICWALTNCPALTHTLLLTRVAFCAHKAIPHFYCDPSALLKLACSDTRINELMIITMGLMFLTAPLLLIVLSYVRISWAVFGISSPGGRWKAFSTCGSHLTVVLLFYGSLMGVYLLPPSTHSAERESRAAILYMVIIPMLNPFIYSLRNKDMNEALSKLFGSGKTIFLP, from the coding sequence ATGGGAAAACCAAGCAGAGTGAATCAAACCACCCTTTCAGACTTCCTCCTTCTAGGGATCTCTGAGCAGCCAGAGGAGCAAACTCTCCTGTTCGTCATCTTCCTGGGCATGTACCTGGTCACTGTGATGGGAAACCTGCTCATCATCCTGGCCATCACTTCTGACCCTCACCTCCATACTCCCATGTACTTCTTTCTGGCCAACCTATCAATAACAGACGCCTGCTTCACTTCTGCCTCCATCCCCAAAATGCTGGTCAACATGCATACTCAGAGTCAGAGCATCTCCTATTCTGGGTGCTTTGCACAGCTGTATTTTCTCCTCGTGTTTGGTGGCCTTGACAACTTACTTCTGGCAGTGATGGcatatgaccgctatgtggccatctgtcagccacttcattacaGCACAGCTATGAGTCCCCAACTCTGTGCATTAATGTTGAGCATATGCTGGGCGCTAACCAACTGTCCTGCACTGACACACACACTATTGCTGACCCGTGTGGCCTTCTGTGCCCACAAGGCCATTCCCCACTTCTACTGTGATCCCAGTGCTCTCCTGAAGCTTGCCTGCTCAGATACCCGCATTAACGAGCTGATGATCATCACCATGGGCCTGATGTTCCTCACTGCTCCCCTCCTGCTGATTGTCCTCTCCTATGTCCGCATTTCCTGGGCCGTGTTTGGCATCTCATCTCCTGGAGGGCGGTGGAAGGCCTTCTCGACATGTGGTTCTCACCTCACAGTGGTCCTGCTCTTCTATGGGTCTCTTATGGGTGTGTATTTACTTCCTCCATCAACTCACTCTGCAGAGAGGGAGAGCAGGGCTGCCATTCTCTATATGGTGATTATTCCCATGCTGAACCCTTTCATATACAGCTTGAGGAATAAAGATATGAATGAGGCTTTGAGTAAACTCTTTGGCAGTGGGAAAACCATCTTTTTACCATGA